The Bradysia coprophila strain Holo2 unplaced genomic scaffold, BU_Bcop_v1 contig_732, whole genome shotgun sequence genome has a window encoding:
- the LOC119084033 gene encoding ichor, with protein MRYCSSTNMSLQNESEVDSLLMSPCWSQSQNGQDQYMLDGHKLLLEHDLDELPSDSELQKGSMDVLDNFVLNSQGINTNLAELKPLPPFTTYAGHLSINGISGHHYHSISQRLPEENNNYSQSPYHNQNTDQNIVSSSTCLPDSVLNPDTSDSCLQDVKLFSDSGIDSKMYSMADSCVINQGPDSVSGVRIYADGKELSEYVDMSSIEDIAAIIGSAIADTTVPNQLDTTDGNDSRDSWMDLDAWIDGNCVQQDGKLIVSHQESINEFILPNSPSHTSGSTLQSLLTHGYMPLLQNRLQNGPPIKLESPSSTSYCGEMITTSTSPPGSVVSTTDNIMINGRYLSNHHNHYQLNISGMKSDGLCSPDLMGNYPHTTTTTPNTPKNKRRSQKKQQQLQAQNQLNMSSSAQVNFQTSSDLSGLLGKEKPVHRCNICNRGFLNKSNIKVHLRTHTGEKPFRCEVCSKAFRQKAHLIKHQQIHKRIGRD; from the coding sequence ATGAGGTATTGCAGCTCGACAAATATGAGCCTACAAAATGAATCGGAGGTGGACAGCCTGTTGATGAGCCCGTGCTGGAGCCAAAGCCAAAATGGTCAAGATCAGTATATGCTCGACGGACACAAGCTGCTGCTGGAGCACGATCTGGACGAATTGCCCAGCGATTCGGAACTGCAGAAAGGTTCCATGGACGTACTCGACAATTTCGTACTGAATTCGCAGGGAATTAACACAAATTTAGCCGAACTAAAACCATTGCCACCGTTCACCACTTACGCAGGACATCTATCGATAAACGGAATATCTGGTCATCATTATCACAGCATATCGCAGCGATTGCCCGAAGAGAATAACAACTATTCGCAGAGTCCGTATCACAATCAGAATACCGACCAGAACATCGTATCGTCGTCGACATGTCTACCCGATTCGGTGCTAAATCCGGACACATCCGATTCTTGCCTCCAAGATGTGAAACTGTTCAGCGACAGTGGAATCGACAGCAAAATGTACTCGATGGCCGACAGTTGTGTGATAAATCAAGGCCCCGATTCGGTGTCAGGAGTCCGCATTTATGCTGACGGTAAGGAACTGAGCGAATACGTGGACATGAGTTCCATTGAAGATATCGCAGCCATTATTGGATCGGCCATTGCCGATACAACAGTTCCGAATCAATTGGACACAACCGATGGCAATGACAGCCGTGACTCGTGGATGGATCTGGACGCATGGATTGATGGCAACTGCGTGCAACAAGATGGCAAATTGATTGTGTCTCATCAGGAGTCAATAAACGAATTTATTCTACCAAATTCACCCAGTCATACATCGGGATCGACGTTGCAAAGTCTGCTCACGCATGGCTACATGCCATTACTACAAAATCGGCTACAAAATGGTCCACCAATAAAATTGGAGAGTCCGTCGTCGACATCGTACTGCGGTGAAATGATCACAACGTCAACTAGTCCGCCCGGTTCGGTTGTGTCGACAACGGACAACATTATGATAAACGGAAGGTACCTGTCAAATCATCACAATCACTATCAACTCAACATATCCGGCATGAAGTCGGACGGCCTGTGCAGTCCGGACCTGATGGGCAACTATCCgcacacaacaacaacgacaCCAAATACACCGAAGAACAAACGACGATCTCAGAAGAAGCAACAGCAGCTTCAAGCCCAAAATCAACTGAACATGTCCTCGTCAGCGCAGGTGAACTTCCAAACGTCCAGTGATTTGAGCGGTCTTCTGGGCAAAGAGAAACCGGTCCATCGATGTAACATCTGCAATCGCGGTTTTTTGAATAAGAGCAATATCAAAGTGCATTTGCGTACGCACACCGGGGAGAAGCCGTTCCGTTGTGAAGTGTGTTCGAAGGCATTCCGACAGAAAGCGCACCTGATCAAACATCAGCAGATACATAAGAGGATCGGAAGAGATTGA